Part of the Trueperaceae bacterium genome is shown below.
GGCGTCGTGCAGCGTCGTCACGGGGAGGCCTCCTCGTCGTCGTCCGGGTCGGCCCAGGCGGCGGTGACGTCGGCGCGGAGCGCGTCGACCGCCTCGCCGATGCGTTCGGCGTACGCCTTCGCGTCGGCGGGGAGGGCGAGGCGCAGGGGGCGGCTGGGGACGGTCCCGTCGAGCCCGTCCTCGCCGGGCACCGCCCCACCGGCGGCGAGGGCGTCGCGGGCGGCGGCGAGGGCGCCCCCGAGGCGGTCGATCTCCGCCTCCATGCGGTCGGCGGGGACGGTGCGGACGACGGGGCCCTTGGGGTAGATCAGGCGCGCTTCGGTGCGAGGGGCGGGGTCGAGGTGGGCGCGGGCGACCGCGGCGTACGCGACGCGCTGGACCTCCTGGCCGTCCGCGAGGGCCTTCTCGGTCTTCGGGGCGCCGGTCTTGTAGTCGGTGACGCGGGCCTGGGTGCCGTCGCCGCTCACGTCGAGGCGGTCGACGACGCCGCGCAGGCGGAGCGTCGTGCCGGGGAACGTGAACGGCGCGTCGGGGGGCCACGGGGGGGTGAGGCCTTCGACCGGGGCGCGACGGTCGGCGAGCCCGAAGCGGACCTCGGCGAAGCTGCGCATGCCGGGCAGCGGCGCCCCCTCGAGGGCGAGGGCGCGGCGCGCGAGGGCGTCGGTCCGCCGGAGCGTGGCGCGCCAGAGGGTGGCGGGGGGCGGCGCGAAGGCGTCGCGTTCCCCGGGGTGCGTGAAGCGTTCGGCGGCGGCCTGCAGCGCGTCGGCGAAGGCCGCGTCGAGGCCGGGGGCGCCGTCGTGCGCCGCGACGCCGTCGGCGGCGAGGCGGCGGGTGACGCGCTCGAGGACGTCGTGGAGGAACGTCCCGAACGTCCGCGCGTCGAGGTCGAGCGGTTCGTCGTCGAGCGGGGGTTCCTTCCAGTGCAGGACGTGCTGAGCGACGAAGCGCAACGGGTCGCGGAGGAGGGGGACCAGGTGGCTGGGGGCGAGGGGACCGTCGAGGGTCGCGAGGATCGCGGGGTGGTCGGCGGGCACGACGCCGTCGTGGGCGGTGAGGGCCTCGGAGCGGCGGGCGCGGAAGGCGTCGACGCCGCCCCGGCGGGCGGGGTCGCGGGCGAGCTCCGCGGGGCGGTGGGCGCGGCGGTCGGCGTCGTCGTACGGCGTGGCGGGGGGTGCGTCGGCGGGGACCTGGACCTCGTCGCCGGGCACGTCGCGCAGCAGAGGGCTGGGTGGCGCGGCCTTGCCGCCCGCGTCGGCGCGGGGGCGGGAGAGGACGAGTTCGTCGCCCGGGAGCGACCGGAGGGCGCGGAGGGTGCCGCGGTCGCGGCGGCCGCGGGGCGGGTCCACCAGGGGGCGTCCGCCCCGCAGGTGGGCGGGCAGCAGCGGGTCGTCGACGTTGTCGCGGGGCCAGGCGCCGCTGGCCAGGCCCAGCAGGCGGACGCGGGGGCGGGGGGCGGCGAGGAGGGTCTCGGCGGGGGCCCAGAGGGCGGCGCCCTCGGGGTCGACGTCGTCGCCGTCGCGGAGCTGC
Proteins encoded:
- a CDS encoding PD-(D/E)XK nuclease family protein — encoded protein: PGLEDETPAPDGVHVAADDVTAGAAPTPVRAAHADPAHEVRAALRWLRAHLEAGVPAHHLAVAALDPSAYDDRLIPAARRAGLPLHVTHRVPVLHRPAGQLAAALADALRAGPSRARLRRLLAAGHAADGGAGDAPLAAIPLDWDRPLHPETIFGRAEHWPYVRPHLDAAAREALDPLVDDLARGLDAAHAVGDRWLRGRAHEVWTRALDRGRRADLLHHLEQLRDGDDVDPEGAALWAPAETLLAAPRPRVRLLGLASGAWPRDNVDDPLLPAHLRGGRPLVDPPRGRRDRGTLRALRSLPGDELVLSRPRADAGGKAAPPSPLLRDVPGDEVQVPADAPPATPYDDADRRAHRPAELARDPARRGGVDAFRARRSEALTAHDGVVPADHPAILATLDGPLAPSHLVPLLRDPLRFVAQHVLHWKEPPLDDEPLDLDARTFGTFLHDVLERVTRRLAADGVAAHDGAPGLDAAFADALQAAAERFTHPGERDAFAPPPATLWRATLRRTDALARRALALEGAPLPGMRSFAEVRFGLADRRAPVEGLTPPWPPDAPFTFPGTTLRLRGVVDRLDVSGDGTQARVTDYKTGAPKTEKALADGQEVQRVAYAAVARAHLDPAPRTEARLIYPKGPVVRTVPADRMEAEIDRLGGALAAARDALAAGGAVPGEDGLDGTVPSRPLRLALPADAKAYAERIGEAVDALRADVTAAWADPDDDEEASP